In the genome of Phycisphaerales bacterium, one region contains:
- a CDS encoding PilZ domain-containing protein, whose protein sequence is MDAEKILKISPQVIEDLIETNRVKAIPKCAPGSRREERWPFPGTVEVWLPEQCYGERHVLATLHNLSPHGLAMRARRPVDRDTKISLAIHQPEMSCYGHAIVRHCTQAHVGYLIGVEFLFPPESNAD, encoded by the coding sequence ATGGACGCTGAGAAGATTCTGAAGATCTCCCCGCAGGTCATTGAAGACTTGATCGAGACGAATCGCGTCAAGGCGATCCCGAAGTGTGCGCCCGGTAGCCGACGGGAAGAACGCTGGCCATTCCCCGGAACCGTGGAAGTCTGGTTACCCGAGCAGTGCTATGGCGAACGCCATGTCCTCGCGACCCTGCATAACCTCAGCCCCCATGGACTCGCCATGCGCGCCCGCCGACCGGTTGACCGCGACACGAAGATCTCACTCGCAATCCACCAGCCGGAAATGAGTTGCTACGGCCACGCCATCGTTCGTCACTGTACCCAGGCCCATGTTGGGTACCTGATTGGCGTCGAGTTCCTTTTCCCGCCGGAAAGCAACGCTGACTAG
- a CDS encoding matrixin family metalloprotease, whose amino-acid sequence MQLPRLVKWSILLVTPGVLLGGCPGSDLGTEPALPPVVAGTTATNPIPVGDVATAPIPVGTSAAPRRVTGSVGPLGDYLLYDLGTARGGERWLVRPQSGSASLAFLVVLLDENFELLYREIVSPGTPLEHVARFDTGTLYLGVASPYTSRGGEFALDILRQPGVDIPAPRPQIVYLNFAGGSNVKVHRKDATSFTPFDGAMLGSAYAGATDLIKSEIYTAMQEDYTGYHVIFVTSDDGPPPAGPHSTLHFGGSDPRLLGLADNVDQYNAELQQNAIIYVKSFEDFSVMRLTEIEMARMVANVASHEIGHLLGLFHTQVPADLMDTTGSAWDLAGTQEFSQAALEASVFPVGFANNPRRLEETVGRQPVDPAAKAKVIAKAQRFKELRKLVAEELRCRCGTCLDLDE is encoded by the coding sequence ATGCAGTTACCCCGCTTGGTGAAATGGAGCATCCTGCTGGTCACTCCCGGTGTCCTGCTGGGCGGCTGCCCTGGTAGCGACCTGGGCACGGAGCCCGCGCTTCCGCCGGTCGTGGCCGGTACAACCGCGACCAATCCGATCCCCGTGGGTGATGTCGCCACCGCCCCCATTCCTGTGGGAACGTCGGCCGCACCGCGCCGCGTCACCGGTTCCGTCGGTCCCCTGGGTGACTACCTGCTTTATGACCTCGGTACGGCCCGCGGTGGCGAGCGCTGGCTTGTGCGGCCACAGTCGGGAAGTGCGTCTCTCGCGTTCCTGGTCGTGCTGCTGGATGAGAATTTCGAGCTACTGTATCGCGAAATCGTCTCGCCCGGTACGCCGCTGGAGCACGTCGCGCGCTTTGATACCGGGACACTGTACCTCGGCGTCGCTTCGCCCTACACGAGCCGGGGTGGTGAGTTCGCTCTCGATATCCTCCGGCAACCTGGCGTGGATATCCCAGCGCCGCGGCCGCAAATCGTGTACCTCAATTTTGCCGGCGGCTCCAATGTGAAGGTGCACCGCAAGGATGCCACGTCCTTTACGCCTTTCGATGGGGCGATGCTCGGCAGTGCCTATGCCGGTGCAACCGACCTCATCAAGTCCGAGATCTACACGGCCATGCAGGAGGACTACACCGGCTATCATGTGATCTTCGTGACCTCCGACGATGGGCCGCCACCGGCTGGACCGCATTCGACACTGCACTTTGGCGGTTCGGACCCGCGGTTACTCGGTCTTGCGGACAATGTGGACCAGTACAACGCAGAGCTGCAACAGAATGCTATCATTTACGTGAAAAGCTTTGAGGACTTCTCCGTCATGCGGCTCACCGAAATTGAGATGGCCCGCATGGTGGCGAACGTCGCGAGCCACGAAATCGGCCACCTGCTGGGCTTGTTTCACACTCAGGTGCCGGCAGACTTGATGGATACGACGGGTTCGGCCTGGGACCTCGCCGGCACACAGGAGTTCTCGCAGGCGGCGCTCGAAGCTTCTGTCTTTCCGGTAGGTTTCGCGAACAACCCGCGGCGGCTCGAGGAGACTGTCGGTCGTCAACCGGTGGATCCGGCGGCTAAGGCGAAAGTCATTGCGAAGGCGCAGCGTTTCAAGGAATTGCGGAAGCTGGTCGCGGAGGAACTGCGGTGTCGTTGCGGGACCTGCCTCGACCTGGATGAGTAA
- a CDS encoding response regulator: MAKLKLEDEVLDRLLDILDAHERNTSARAADHERFSYRNRVRIEIETGRDTHITWTVPCRSISQSELRLLVGTVVNQATRCRIDLITVHNSWQTVTGVVEDCRYIQGAQGIHEIAVRFDHLLDPASFSRNAVRTRVLLADDSPTARRLLAQWLKPLNVEVVEVDDGAAAVHAALGEPFDVILMDVEMPGVGGLHAVSMLRSKGYVRPVVAVTALSDPADRERCFQAGFDDFLAKPPSREELARVVQHARPEPLVSTLLHEAEMAPLIDAFVHDLPEHVARLESALATANMHDLAVETRLLKGEAGGYGFEPITVCATALERGLRAGAAPEEVRRLLSQLVRVCLAARPATLGGVARREGASEVVDAGATA; the protein is encoded by the coding sequence ATGGCCAAGCTGAAGCTCGAAGACGAGGTGCTCGACCGACTCCTCGACATCCTCGATGCACATGAACGCAACACGTCTGCGCGAGCTGCCGATCATGAGCGCTTCAGTTATCGCAATCGCGTGCGAATCGAGATCGAGACCGGGCGCGACACGCATATTACTTGGACAGTGCCGTGCCGCAGCATCAGCCAGTCCGAGCTACGGCTGCTGGTGGGTACGGTGGTGAACCAGGCGACCCGCTGCCGTATCGATCTGATCACGGTGCACAATAGTTGGCAGACGGTAACCGGGGTCGTCGAAGATTGTCGCTACATCCAGGGCGCGCAGGGTATCCACGAGATCGCCGTTCGATTCGACCACCTCTTGGATCCCGCCTCGTTTTCACGGAATGCCGTCCGTACCCGTGTCCTGCTGGCCGACGACAGCCCCACGGCGCGCCGGCTGCTGGCACAGTGGCTGAAACCCCTCAACGTGGAAGTGGTGGAGGTCGATGATGGGGCCGCGGCCGTGCATGCTGCCCTGGGTGAGCCGTTCGACGTCATCCTCATGGATGTGGAGATGCCGGGCGTCGGTGGCCTGCACGCCGTGTCGATGCTGCGAAGCAAGGGCTATGTGCGGCCGGTTGTGGCCGTCACCGCGCTGAGTGACCCGGCGGACCGCGAGCGCTGTTTCCAGGCCGGGTTCGACGATTTTCTGGCGAAACCTCCCAGTCGTGAGGAACTCGCACGGGTCGTGCAGCACGCGCGCCCCGAGCCACTGGTGAGCACGCTGTTGCACGAAGCCGAAATGGCCCCACTGATCGACGCCTTCGTACACGATCTGCCCGAGCACGTGGCGCGCCTTGAGTCGGCCCTGGCGACCGCGAACATGCACGACCTGGCGGTGGAAACCCGCCTGCTGAAAGGCGAAGCCGGCGGGTATGGATTTGAGCCCATCACGGTGTGTGCGACCGCCCTCGAGCGCGGCCTGCGGGCGGGAGCCGCCCCGGAAGAGGTGCGACGGTTGCTGAGCCAGCTCGTACGTGTGTGCCTGGCGGCGCGGCCGGCTACGCTCGGGGGTGTCGCCCGCCGCGAAGGAGCATCGGAGGTCGTGGATGCTGGGGCCACGGCCTGA
- a CDS encoding DUF1579 domain-containing protein has translation MVRNVRIVLASLGVLVLTAAAVTVAQSYGDDKPRSGSGQENMPLPPGMTEADMKAMMEAATPGPMHAHLAKSLGVWEGRLQCWMEPGADPTITECTSTLTALLDGRFVMCEVAGDMGGMGPFKGIGLYGYDNAAKKFQSVWLDSMGTGMAYGTGELSEDGKMLTWAISYHCPVQKKEVSMRQVERYTGKDSMTLEFYGPDMKTGKEHKMMEISYTRKAGAPTASAGR, from the coding sequence ATGGTACGCAACGTTCGTATTGTGCTTGCGAGTCTTGGCGTGCTCGTGCTGACAGCGGCGGCCGTGACCGTCGCCCAGTCATACGGTGATGACAAGCCACGGTCCGGCAGCGGCCAGGAAAACATGCCACTTCCGCCGGGCATGACCGAGGCCGACATGAAGGCGATGATGGAAGCCGCGACCCCCGGACCCATGCACGCCCATCTGGCTAAGTCGCTGGGGGTGTGGGAGGGCCGGTTGCAATGCTGGATGGAGCCGGGTGCGGACCCCACGATCACCGAGTGTACGAGCACGTTGACCGCGCTGTTGGACGGTCGCTTCGTCATGTGCGAGGTCGCGGGCGACATGGGTGGCATGGGTCCTTTCAAAGGCATCGGACTGTACGGCTATGACAACGCGGCCAAGAAGTTCCAGAGCGTCTGGCTCGACAGCATGGGCACCGGCATGGCTTATGGCACGGGTGAGTTGTCTGAGGATGGCAAAATGCTGACCTGGGCGATCTCGTACCACTGCCCGGTGCAGAAGAAGGAGGTCTCGATGCGCCAGGTCGAGCGTTACACCGGCAAGGACAGCATGACGCTGGAATTCTACGGCCCGGATATGAAGACCGGTAAAGAGCACAAGATGATGGAGATTTCATACACTCGTAAGGCCGGTGCACCGACGGCCAGCGCAGGACGCTGA
- a CDS encoding ComF family protein has protein sequence MATRFDWAMRVPWLRSFPSAVLDAVLPQTCAACAAWIPCEQGVVCPTCRVAATAYLAAPACAHCGRTVPPAAIHSDGCARCRTEYFWNLAGVVRVGPYTPVLRSMLTGLKYRGDERPVSFLVDLLATALKNAPWGTEIDTLVPVPMHWLRRSQRPCDHAAVLTVELGRRIGVRVVRLVRRAKHGPSQTAQPTKSARFENVRGCFGPAPWYLPPWPKPDVSGRVVCIIDNLLVTGATVVEVSKVLRRAGARRIYAAVVARPAAPGDPRSSTAPSTA, from the coding sequence ATGGCTACGCGGTTTGACTGGGCAATGCGTGTGCCATGGCTGCGGTCGTTCCCCAGCGCTGTACTCGATGCGGTCCTCCCACAGACCTGTGCCGCGTGTGCCGCCTGGATCCCGTGCGAGCAAGGGGTGGTCTGCCCAACCTGCCGTGTGGCGGCGACGGCTTATCTCGCAGCGCCGGCCTGCGCGCACTGCGGCCGCACCGTGCCCCCCGCGGCGATCCATTCCGACGGCTGCGCGCGCTGCCGCACGGAGTACTTCTGGAATCTCGCCGGGGTCGTGCGCGTCGGGCCTTATACGCCTGTGTTGCGCAGCATGCTCACCGGCCTGAAGTACCGCGGGGATGAGCGGCCAGTGTCATTCCTGGTGGATCTGCTGGCGACCGCCCTGAAAAATGCGCCCTGGGGTACGGAGATCGACACACTTGTGCCGGTGCCGATGCACTGGCTGCGCCGCTCGCAGCGGCCTTGTGATCATGCCGCCGTCCTCACGGTAGAACTCGGCCGGCGAATCGGGGTCCGGGTCGTCCGGTTGGTGCGCCGCGCGAAGCATGGGCCCAGCCAGACCGCGCAGCCGACGAAGAGCGCACGCTTTGAGAATGTGCGGGGCTGCTTCGGACCGGCGCCGTGGTACCTGCCGCCCTGGCCGAAGCCCGATGTGTCCGGTCGTGTGGTGTGTATCATCGACAATCTGCTCGTCACGGGGGCGACGGTTGTGGAAGTGTCCAAGGTACTGCGGCGCGCGGGAGCGCGGCGGATCTATGCCGCCGTAGTCGCCCGCCCGGCTGCCCCCGGCGACCCGCGCAGCAGCACCGCCCCCAGCACCGCGTAG
- the xseB gene encoding exodeoxyribonuclease VII small subunit codes for MNKSIRKLKFEEALTRLDAIVEAMEAGEIGVEESIARYEEAMQLAAHCRQILETAELRIQKIQLDATGRAELSDFVAPPDAGGTEGESGDSDSPDDV; via the coding sequence ATGAACAAATCCATCCGCAAGCTCAAGTTCGAAGAGGCCCTGACCCGGCTCGATGCCATCGTCGAAGCGATGGAGGCCGGTGAAATCGGTGTCGAAGAATCCATCGCACGCTATGAAGAGGCGATGCAGCTCGCGGCCCACTGTCGACAAATCCTCGAGACCGCCGAGCTACGAATTCAGAAAATCCAGCTCGACGCCACCGGGCGGGCGGAACTCAGCGATTTCGTGGCCCCGCCGGATGCGGGGGGAACAGAGGGCGAGTCCGGTGATTCGGACTCGCCGGACGACGTTTGA
- a CDS encoding ATP-dependent Clp protease proteolytic subunit, whose protein sequence is MTRAQTLIPIVVEREGRAERAYDIYSRLLKDRIIFLGDEVSDHLSNVVIAQMLFLANEDRKADIHLYINSPGGAVYSGMGIYDTMQFLPCPVATYVIGMAASMAAVLAAAGTPGKRFVLPHGRVMIHQPLGGSRGTATDIKIEIDEMVRTQKQLYEVLARHTGKTLEQITDDCDRNNWMDAEQAVSYGLADKILKAMPETTSAPPVE, encoded by the coding sequence ATGACGAGAGCGCAAACGTTAATCCCGATCGTGGTGGAGCGCGAGGGTCGGGCGGAGCGAGCTTACGACATCTATTCGCGGCTCCTCAAGGACCGCATCATCTTCCTGGGCGACGAGGTGTCGGACCACCTCTCGAACGTGGTCATTGCCCAGATGCTGTTCCTCGCCAACGAGGATCGCAAAGCGGATATCCACCTGTACATCAACTCGCCCGGCGGCGCGGTGTACAGCGGGATGGGCATCTACGATACCATGCAGTTCCTCCCCTGCCCCGTGGCAACCTACGTCATTGGCATGGCAGCCAGTATGGCGGCCGTGCTCGCTGCGGCCGGGACGCCCGGCAAACGCTTCGTGTTGCCGCACGGCCGGGTGATGATCCACCAGCCGTTGGGCGGCTCGCGGGGCACGGCGACCGACATTAAGATCGAGATTGACGAGATGGTCCGGACGCAGAAGCAGCTCTACGAGGTTCTGGCGCGGCACACGGGCAAGACCCTGGAACAAATCACCGACGATTGCGACCGCAACAATTGGATGGACGCGGAGCAGGCGGTGTCGTACGGTCTGGCCGACAAGATTCTCAAGGCCATGCCCGAAACGACTTCGGCCCCCCCGGTCGAGTAG
- a CDS encoding ATP-dependent Clp protease proteolytic subunit, which produces MAYWPDHERFKAQGGGMQAWRQMGLNELLLENRIIFLDLPLDPQITINGSTVCSHVIKSMLYLQSIKRDQDIHLYINCPGGDIDDTLAIYDTMRFLNCEIATYCVGGASSGAALILAAGTKGKRFALPHAKVMIHQPWGYIGGQAADMRIQADEIMRVKQTMLAILSEHTGQPQERVARDIERDRYMSAAEAKEYGLIDEILEESRLEKKKK; this is translated from the coding sequence ATGGCGTACTGGCCGGACCACGAGCGCTTCAAGGCCCAGGGAGGCGGGATGCAGGCCTGGCGGCAGATGGGGCTGAACGAGCTCCTGCTGGAGAACCGCATTATTTTTCTGGACCTGCCGCTGGACCCGCAGATTACGATCAATGGCAGCACGGTCTGCTCGCACGTGATCAAGAGCATGCTGTACTTGCAGTCGATCAAGCGCGACCAGGACATCCACCTGTACATCAACTGCCCGGGCGGCGACATCGACGACACGCTGGCGATTTACGACACCATGCGGTTCCTGAACTGCGAGATCGCAACGTATTGCGTCGGGGGCGCGTCGAGTGGCGCGGCTCTGATTCTCGCGGCCGGCACGAAGGGCAAGCGCTTCGCGCTGCCACACGCAAAGGTGATGATTCACCAGCCGTGGGGTTACATCGGCGGGCAGGCGGCCGACATGCGCATCCAGGCCGACGAGATCATGCGCGTGAAGCAGACCATGCTGGCGATCCTCTCGGAGCACACCGGGCAGCCGCAGGAGCGAGTCGCCCGGGATATCGAGCGCGATCGCTACATGAGCGCGGCCGAGGCCAAGGAGTACGGCTTGATCGACGAGATCCTCGAAGAAAGCCGGCTGGAAAAGAAAAAGAAATGA
- the tig gene encoding trigger factor yields the protein MDSIGQVPGVDPEALEKYEARSEKLLEELKSAVQATARDVGMLRKELTVTVPAEVITAHMQHNYDELMHDAFVPGFRKGRAPRQLVEKRFGADVRESLKTMVVGQSFYAAVDKEKIEPLGDPLFRIAAEGGDKLVDIGQALTTFKLPEDGDFTYVCEVELRPQFELPELKGIPVRNPTVTITDEMAAEELLKRRKIQGRMEPVSGPATESDDQVIADVTLTVDGQEVKTEDNVVLGVRPSRLDGVTLMNLGEALRGAAAGEVRETECTIPDDYERTDLRGKSGTFTFRIHEVKRLVPVELDAFLKDWGFDNEAEALSYMKDQLEAERDRLVQSARRGQVEQYLLEKTQLDLPEGFSARQVDRAVMRKVIDLHQRGIPMSEVEARIDALRTSAQDEVRTELKLAFIMAKIAEDRGIEVTDEEVNAEIARIARSYGQRFDRIRDDLQTRGLLDQLVEELRHGKCVAELLAEADIQDVAAAAPASEPA from the coding sequence ATGGATTCAATCGGCCAGGTTCCGGGCGTGGACCCGGAAGCGCTGGAGAAATACGAGGCGCGCTCAGAGAAGCTGCTCGAGGAGCTGAAGAGCGCCGTGCAGGCGACTGCCCGGGACGTCGGTATGCTCCGTAAGGAGCTGACCGTCACGGTCCCTGCCGAAGTGATCACCGCGCACATGCAGCACAATTATGACGAACTGATGCACGACGCGTTCGTGCCCGGCTTCCGCAAGGGCCGCGCGCCGCGGCAACTCGTCGAGAAGCGTTTCGGGGCGGATGTGCGTGAATCCCTCAAGACCATGGTGGTCGGGCAGTCGTTCTACGCGGCGGTGGACAAAGAGAAGATTGAGCCGCTCGGTGATCCGCTGTTCCGGATTGCCGCCGAAGGTGGTGACAAGCTGGTCGACATCGGCCAGGCGCTCACGACGTTCAAGTTGCCGGAAGACGGCGACTTTACTTACGTGTGCGAGGTTGAGCTGCGCCCGCAATTCGAGTTGCCGGAATTGAAGGGCATCCCGGTCCGCAATCCCACCGTCACGATCACGGACGAAATGGCCGCCGAGGAACTGCTCAAGCGGCGGAAGATCCAGGGGCGCATGGAACCGGTGAGCGGCCCTGCCACCGAGTCGGACGACCAGGTCATCGCCGACGTGACGCTGACCGTGGACGGGCAGGAGGTGAAAACCGAGGATAACGTCGTCCTCGGCGTGCGGCCGTCCCGGCTGGACGGGGTCACGCTGATGAATCTCGGCGAAGCGCTGCGTGGTGCGGCCGCAGGCGAGGTGCGTGAAACCGAGTGCACGATTCCGGACGACTACGAACGCACCGACCTGCGCGGCAAGTCCGGCACCTTCACCTTCCGCATCCACGAGGTGAAGCGGCTGGTGCCGGTGGAACTCGACGCCTTTCTCAAGGACTGGGGCTTCGACAATGAAGCCGAAGCACTGAGCTACATGAAGGACCAGCTCGAGGCAGAGCGCGACCGGCTGGTGCAAAGCGCGCGGCGCGGGCAGGTGGAACAGTACCTGCTGGAGAAAACGCAGCTCGACCTGCCGGAGGGTTTCTCCGCCCGCCAGGTGGACCGGGCGGTCATGCGCAAGGTGATCGACCTGCACCAGCGCGGCATCCCGATGTCCGAGGTGGAAGCGCGGATCGACGCACTGCGGACGTCGGCCCAGGACGAGGTCCGAACCGAGTTGAAGCTGGCCTTCATCATGGCCAAGATTGCGGAAGACCGCGGCATCGAAGTGACCGATGAAGAGGTGAACGCGGAGATTGCCCGGATCGCCCGCAGCTACGGGCAGCGCTTCGACCGCATCCGCGATGATCTGCAGACCCGCGGTCTGCTCGACCAACTGGTTGAAGAGCTGCGGCATGGTAAGTGTGTGGCCGAGTTATTGGCCGAGGCCGATATTCAGGACGTGGCCGCAGCGGCGCCGGCGAGCGAGCCGGCTTAG
- the aspS gene encoding aspartate--tRNA ligase, with protein sequence MPVPYNERTCYCGEVGTDRVGHPVILTGWVDVYRDHGDLIFIDLRDRTGVVQLRSDLATDPSAHAVAKRVRTEFCIAARGEVGRRPEGLANPKLKTGAVEVYVREIEILSTSETPVFELDDEIDTNEETRLQYRFLDLRREPMQHALILRHNITKAIRDYFHAHGFIEVETPFLTKSTPEGARDFLVPSRVARGTFYALPQSPQLFKQLLMMSGFDRYMQIVRCFRDEDLRADRQPEFTQLDMEMSFVQPEDVMNIVEGCLVAVMRAALGVEITRPFPRMSYDQALREYGVDRPDTRYDLKILDVTAAVEPLEFRVFKDVLAAGGVVRCIRVPETAGLTRKDTDTLTEDLKGIGAGGLPLVKVATEGGAVVFQTGVAKFFTPEVTAAVVTMTGAQPGDTLLFAADRETNVCKYLGWLRETLAKRKGLIPAGRWDFLWVHEFPMFEFHEEDGRWYAVHHPFTAPRDEDVDRLESDLGGCRAKAYDVVLNGLEIGGGSVRIHRADVQQRVFQILNMSPEEQEAKFGFLLRALRFGPPPHGGIALGLDRIAMLLAGMSSIRDVIAFPKTARATCLLTDAPSTVAQTQLDELGLRITAPPEKK encoded by the coding sequence GTGCCCGTGCCCTATAACGAACGAACCTGTTACTGCGGTGAGGTCGGCACTGATCGCGTCGGCCACCCCGTCATCCTGACGGGCTGGGTGGACGTCTATCGCGACCATGGCGATCTGATCTTTATCGATCTGCGCGACCGCACCGGTGTGGTTCAGTTGCGCAGCGACCTTGCCACCGACCCGTCCGCCCACGCCGTCGCCAAGCGCGTGCGAACCGAGTTCTGTATCGCCGCGCGCGGTGAGGTGGGCCGCCGCCCGGAGGGCCTCGCGAATCCGAAGCTCAAGACCGGGGCCGTCGAAGTCTACGTGCGCGAGATCGAAATCCTCAGCACCTCAGAAACGCCCGTGTTCGAGCTTGACGACGAGATCGACACCAACGAGGAAACCCGCCTGCAGTATCGCTTCCTGGACCTGCGCCGCGAGCCGATGCAGCACGCGCTGATCCTGCGGCACAACATCACCAAAGCGATCCGCGACTATTTCCACGCCCACGGCTTCATCGAGGTCGAGACTCCGTTCCTCACCAAGAGCACGCCGGAAGGCGCCCGCGACTTCCTCGTGCCCTCTCGCGTGGCGCGCGGCACGTTCTATGCACTGCCGCAGTCTCCCCAGCTCTTCAAGCAACTCCTCATGATGAGCGGGTTCGACCGCTATATGCAGATCGTCCGCTGCTTCCGCGATGAAGACCTGCGGGCGGATCGCCAGCCGGAGTTCACCCAGCTCGACATGGAGATGTCCTTCGTCCAGCCGGAGGACGTGATGAACATCGTTGAGGGCTGCCTCGTGGCCGTCATGCGGGCAGCGCTCGGCGTGGAGATCACGCGCCCGTTTCCGCGCATGAGCTATGACCAGGCCCTGCGCGAGTACGGCGTGGATCGGCCGGACACGCGCTATGACCTGAAGATCCTCGATGTCACCGCGGCCGTAGAGCCGCTGGAATTCCGCGTTTTCAAGGATGTGCTTGCGGCCGGGGGTGTCGTGCGCTGTATCCGCGTGCCGGAAACCGCCGGTCTGACGCGGAAGGACACCGATACGCTGACGGAGGACCTGAAGGGCATCGGTGCCGGCGGTTTACCGCTGGTGAAGGTGGCCACCGAGGGCGGCGCGGTCGTCTTCCAGACGGGCGTGGCCAAGTTTTTTACGCCGGAGGTCACAGCCGCGGTCGTGACCATGACCGGGGCGCAGCCGGGCGACACGCTGCTGTTCGCAGCCGACCGGGAAACGAACGTCTGCAAGTACCTCGGCTGGCTACGGGAGACGCTGGCGAAGCGTAAGGGACTGATCCCGGCGGGACGCTGGGATTTCCTGTGGGTGCATGAGTTCCCAATGTTTGAGTTTCACGAGGAGGACGGGCGCTGGTACGCGGTGCACCATCCGTTCACGGCACCGCGGGACGAGGATGTGGACCGGTTGGAGAGCGACCTCGGTGGCTGTCGTGCGAAGGCCTACGACGTCGTGCTCAACGGGCTGGAAATCGGTGGTGGCAGCGTGCGGATTCACCGCGCGGATGTGCAGCAGCGCGTCTTCCAGATCTTGAACATGTCGCCGGAGGAGCAGGAGGCGAAGTTTGGCTTTCTACTCCGGGCGCTGCGGTTCGGGCCGCCACCGCATGGCGGGATCGCGCTGGGACTCGATCGCATCGCGATGCTTTTGGCCGGCATGAGCAGTATTCGCGACGTGATTGCGTTCCCTAAGACGGCGCGGGCGACCTGCCTGTTGACGGACGCTCCGAGCACCGTGGCTCAGACGCAGCTCGACGAACTCGGTCTACGCATTACGGCGCCGCCGGAGAAGAAGTAA
- a CDS encoding MoxR family ATPase produces the protein MAKESFATLLEQFHRSKELILTELSQHIVGQRAVIEQMLAAVLTRGHCLLVGVPGLAKTLMVSALARITSLSFKRVQFTPDLMPSDITGTQVIDELPDGTRQFRFVRGPLFANIVLADEINRTPPKTQAALLQAMQEREVTSGSETYPLPNPFFVIATQNPIEQEGTYPLPEAQLDRFMFNIFVDYPTLEEEQKILARTTQSELPEFRTVLSDRQILNMQKLIAAIPVTEYVIDYAVRLTRASRPADAGAPDFVKKYIDWGAGPRAGQCLIWGGKAVAAMAGRYSVSLDDIRAVALPVLRHRLACNFAAQAQGLDSVRIVQKLVETVPEPTVPRYEPKPPADVSQA, from the coding sequence ATGGCCAAGGAATCCTTCGCAACCCTGCTGGAGCAGTTCCACCGCTCCAAGGAACTGATCCTCACCGAACTGTCCCAGCACATCGTCGGACAGCGCGCCGTGATCGAGCAGATGCTCGCGGCCGTGCTGACACGCGGACACTGCCTGCTGGTGGGCGTCCCCGGCCTGGCAAAGACGCTGATGGTTTCCGCCTTGGCGCGCATCACCTCCCTGTCCTTCAAACGCGTGCAGTTTACCCCGGACCTGATGCCATCGGACATCACCGGTACGCAGGTGATCGACGAACTGCCCGACGGCACACGGCAGTTCCGCTTCGTCCGCGGCCCGCTTTTCGCAAACATCGTGCTCGCCGACGAGATCAACCGCACACCACCCAAGACCCAGGCCGCCCTGCTCCAGGCGATGCAGGAGCGCGAGGTCACCAGTGGCTCCGAAACCTACCCGCTGCCCAACCCCTTCTTCGTCATCGCCACGCAGAACCCCATCGAGCAGGAGGGCACCTACCCGCTGCCGGAGGCGCAGCTCGACCGCTTCATGTTCAACATCTTCGTGGATTATCCCACTCTGGAAGAGGAACAGAAGATCCTGGCCCGCACGACACAGAGCGAATTGCCGGAATTCCGCACCGTGCTGAGCGACCGGCAGATCCTCAATATGCAGAAACTCATCGCGGCCATCCCTGTCACAGAGTACGTCATTGACTATGCCGTGCGGCTCACGCGCGCGTCGCGGCCGGCGGACGCCGGCGCGCCGGACTTCGTAAAGAAGTACATCGACTGGGGAGCGGGTCCGCGCGCCGGGCAATGTCTCATCTGGGGTGGCAAGGCAGTGGCGGCCATGGCCGGACGCTACAGCGTGAGTCTCGACGATATTCGGGCCGTCGCGCTTCCCGTGCTACGGCATCGCCTCGCCTGCAATTTCGCGGCGCAGGCCCAGGGGCTCGACTCCGTTCGCATCGTGCAGAAGCTCGTGGAAACCGTGCCGGAGCCCACCGTGCCACGGTATGAGCCCAAGCCGCCGGCGGATGTCTCACAAGCGTAG